Part of the Candidatus Methylomirabilis limnetica genome, CGTCGATCGATAGTTCTGTTCCAGCCGAATCACCACGCAGCCCGGATGGTCCCGCTCGAAGTCCAGGATATTGTTCAGGTCTGCGCCGCGCCACCGATAGATCGACTGGTCGTCATCGCCTACCACACAGAGATGCCCGTACTTGCCGGCCAGCATATGGATGAGGCGGTACTGGACGTGGTTGGTGTCCTGGTACTCGTCCACCAGGATGTAGCGCCAGAGGTCCTGATAGGCAGCCAGCACTTCGTGGTGCCCCTCAAAGAGGCGCACCGTCGACATGAGGAGATCGTCGAAGTCGAGCGCCTGTAGCCCCTCCAACCGCTCCTGATACATGATGTACAGCTTGGCGGTCCGCTCTTCCATATGGTCATTGGCCTGCAACGCATACTCCTCGGGGGAGAGGAGTTCGTTCTTCGCGCGGCTGATGCGGGAAAGGATTGCGCGAGGCTTGACCGCGCGATCGGATAAGCCCAACCCCCGCAGACAATCCCGCATCAGACTCATCTGATCGCCCTCGTCATAGATGACGAAGGAACTCTTCAAGCCCAACGCCGCGCCATGTTTCCGCAGAATCCGAACGCAGGTGGAATGAAACGTTCCGACCCAGACGCTGCCGCCATCCCTTTGACTACGTCCGTGGTAAGCCTGGTCTAACGACTCAGGGCGGTTTTGTTCCAGGAGGTCCGCCACTCGCCGCTTCATCTCGCCGGCCGCCTTGTTGGTAAACGTGACGGCCAGGATATTCCAGGGCGGAACCCCGCAGTGGCTGATCAGGTAGGCGACCCGTCTGGTGATGACCCTGGTCTTCCCTGATCCGGCCCCCGCCAGCACCAGAAGCGGCCCCTCGGTGTGCAGGACCGCCTCTTTCTGTCTGGGATTCAGGCCCTCCAAGATCGCGTGAGCTTTCACTTCAGTCCGTCCCTCCGTTGGTTAGTTGAGAGTTTTAGATGATATCGTCCTTCATCATAGGCGAACCCGTCCGATGCGACAAGCGATTTTTCGGGCCTGAAGCCTCTTTGGAGATGGGCTACAGTGCCACCCCTCTTTGGTCGACAAGTACACTCTCGAGTTGAAAGGCATGGCTGCATGCGGAGGCAAGTACGGAGGATTTGACCGAGAAAAAGGATTGGAACGGAGCATGTGCCCGGCCGCAGTTACGGCTTGACATCCCCTCTGATCGGAGGGTAGCTTTTGGCTGCCCTGGAGGCGCAGACGGCGCTATGCGTGTGAATAGCCCACATTCCTGACCAGAAAACTTTAGATGCAGACGACCATGGGTTTACCTGGGCATCTCAGCGGCTGCAAAGGAACGTGTAAGTGAATCCTGAATCTATTCACTCCGAGCAGAAGCACCGGCGCCAAATGACGGTGGCTTGCATCACCTTGATCGTTTCGACCATTGCAGCACTGGCAGCACTCGGGACTGTATCGGAGATCAGGAATCATCTTTGCTATGAGCACGACATCAACAGTGTTTGCTCGAAAGTCCAAATCAGCGAATCCGAAATGAGGGTATTTGCGTGGTATCCGGAGGCGAAGCCATTAAGCTCGTCACCTTCCACCCCTAATCCTTACCTGGACGCTTTGACTCCCAGCAGAATTGTGCACGATATTCCACCTTACGAAAAACGCTCATACGCCAGCGGTTTCCCGAGCGGAAAACAACAGTGGCTATACTGGGAAGCGCGTCTTAAGTCTCATCTTCCTCCATTCGGCTCAATCAGGTTCGTGGTCCATTGGACGACTTACGATGCAAGTGGCAATCCTGTCGCAGGCGGTGTCTTTGAGGCCACGTGGGGTGCCGATGACCCGGTAGCCCTTATTATTGGCCCTGTCGACACAGTTCCAATTGGAGCTACCAGTCAATTTTTGCGGGGGCACTATGAGGTCGTTCTGAAGGTGTATGGCAATAAACTGGCAGAGTCAGAAGTTCACGGCGGATTCGATATTTACTGATGCTTACACATTACCATGAAAGAACGACGTTTCATACAATTTAGGCTCTTCTCCCAAAAATGTTGGGGGTAGTGGAAGCTCCAGCGTACCCAGGCGACAGCGGCCAGCGTCGCACACAACACAGGTAAACGCTTGACATTCCATACTAGCAATCGTATAGTCCCTCTACTGCTCGATTTCAGAGTCGCGTTTCCGTTTACGCTTGACACCTATAGGGGTTCAAAGATGAAGAAGCGTGACACTGTGGCCGCTTTATTGCCCTTGCTATTTGTTGTTCTCCTTGTTGGATGGGCGTGCAGTCGATTTAGCCCGTCGCCCTCCGGAAAAGAAGCTCTCCCCGCGCAAGCCCCATCCGCCACGACCACCGTTGCCCCTCGACCTCAGTGGACCGGTCCACCGCCCGGCGCCAAGTATGTGGGGAGTGAGTCCTGCCTGACGTGCCATGAGGAGTCGAGCCAGCGCTTTCATAAGACGATGATGGGGCGGATCATGTCCGTAAACCCGCGCACCCCCCAAGAGCAGCGGGTCTGTGAGTCGTGTCATGGCCCTGGGGGCCCTCACGTAGCTGCGGAGGGCGATGCCATTGAAACATTGATGACGTTCAAGAAGGGGGCAGAGCCGGTCGAGGCACAGAATGCCACGTGCGTGAACGGCTGCCATGAAAAGGGTGAGCACACTTCCTGGAAGGGGAGCACCCACGAGATGCGTGGCGTGGCCTGCGTGACCTGTCACAAGGTGATGGAGTCGGTGTCCGCCCGATACAACCTGGCGAAGCCGACCGCGATCGAGGTCTGCTCGCAGTGTCACCAGACCCGCCGGGCCCAGCTCCAGCGCAGTTCGCATATGCCGCTGCGCGAGGGGAAGATCAGTTGTAGCGACTGCCACAACGCGCATGGGACCGCCACCCAGGCGATGCTCAGGGAAGATTCGGTCAATGACAACTGTTACAAGTGCCATGCGGAGAAGCGGGGGCCGTTCCTCTGGGAACATGCGCCAGTCACAGAGAGCTGTACGAACTGCCACGAGCCGCACGGCTCCACAAATCCGAGACTCCTGAAGGTCAGGGTTCCCAGGCTCTGTCAGCAGTGTCATGTTGAGACCCGACACCCAACGAGCCCATACAATCCGACGACCGGAGCAAGGCAGGTCACCAACAGGGGCTGCAACAACTGCCACCAGAAGATCCATGGGTCAAACCATCCATCAGGATTCGCCTTCACGAACTGAGGTAGCGAACTGCATCAATCGGGGAGGTGGGCCATGGGAGCGTTAATCAGGATGAGATGGGTCAGCAAAGCACTACTGCCCGCCATAGCCCTGCTGCTGACGGTCGTCGCATCGGGTTACGCAGAACAGGCCCCGCCGGAGGAGGCTCTCCCGTCTTGGGCCAAATGGCTAAACGGTCGACTGCCATTCAACTTTGAGCTGACCGAGTTGGATATCGAGGGCGGTTATCGCGACATCGATGGCAGCCGGAGTTCGGCCAAGTTTCAGGAGTACCGCGTCCTTGAAGAGAGTCCCTTTATGGACCACCTTCGACTCTCCATGGAGACCAAAGATAAAAAGCACTACATCGACTTTACTACGCTAGACAGCTTCAAGCAGGACCAAAGCTACCTGTTTAGAGCAGGGCAGTACGGTGGCTATGAACTGGAGGTCTTCTGGGATCAGATCCCCCATCTGCTGAGCACCACAGGACGAACACTCTTTACCACCACGCATGAGGATAGTACGGCGAGTCTAACCCTGCCGCCTGGTGTCGCATCGACGGTCCAGGCCGCTACCCCAGCCACAAGGGGCTCCGTGATGGCCGGCTTTCTGGTCAATGCCGCACCGACGGATCTCAGTTTCCTGACCACCAAAGCGGGATTCAAGATGAAGTACAACCTGACAGATTCACTGGATGTCGGTGTCCGCTATACCTTCACGCAGAAGGATGGGACGATTCCCTTTGGTACCGGTTTCGGTGGCCCGGGGAGCCTTATCGAGCTTCCGGCCCCCCTCTTTAACCGCACCCACCAGGTTGAGGCCAAGACCCAATATGCTCGGCCGGGTTGGAACGTTAGTCTTGGCGGCGCCGCATCGATCTTCGACCAGGGCATCGACAACATCACGTTCGACAACCCGCTCTCGGCAACGGACAGCCCGACCGTTGCCTCTCGCGGCCGGACCACCATGGACCCGAACAACCAGGCGTATAACCTGTTTCTCTCTGGCGGCGTCTCCCTGCCGCTTCAGACCAGAGTCACGGGTAAGGTCTCCTACGGGTGGCGGCTCCAGACTCAGGATTTCGTCCCGCATACCATCAACCCCGCTTTGGCAGCCAATCCCCTATTGGCGCTCCCAAAACGCGATCTGGATGGAGATGTCCAAACAACCCTTGTGACGATCAACGGGACGAGTCGCCCGATTACCACTGTCCCGCTGACGCTATCCGGTGGCTACCGCTTTTATGACTTCAATAACCGATCATCTGAGATCGAGTTCACTGCGCATACGGTCCGGGATACGTCGCTCACGGCCGAGACGCGGGCCAACGCGCCCTTCTCCTACACGAAGCAAAATGGTCGCCTGGACGCGGGTTATTCCCTCCTCAAGGACCTTCATCTCAATATGGGTTACGAGTGGGAGCGGTGGGACCGCGATCCGAAATACCGCGAGGTGCAGACCAGTGATGAGCACTTCTTAAAAACCAGCCTCGACTTTACGCCGATAGACTGGCTGCTCCTTAGAGGCGCCTATCGCCGGAGTTGGCGCAACATCGACAAGTACGTGCCCCAGGCCCATCATGCGCATATCGTCACCGACATCGAGGGGGAGACAGATCCAGAGGTCCTGGAGCTCCAGGGTCAATCGACTCTGCTTCGGAAGTTTGACGAAGCCGACCGGACACGGGACAGGGTCGAGATTTTAGCGTCGATCACCCCGATCGAGACACTCAACTTTACGGCGACCTATGGCCTTATGCGGGATGATTTTGACAAGTCCCCGCTCGGGCTGCAGGAATCGCGGGGATGGAGCCTGGGTGGCGATTTGGCCTATAGCCCTCGCCCGTGGCTTTCGTTCTTCGTGAACTACATGAGGGAGGAGTTTAAGTATGATCAGCTCTCTCGCTCCAGGCCGGTCGTCGGCAACGTATCTACGGCGACCGCTCTGGCGCCGGGGTGTGCGTTTACCTCCCCTTCCGCCGCAACCAGTAACGCGGTCTGTGACTTTACCGATTTTAATTGGAGGAGCATTAACAGAGATAGGGTAGACACCTATGGGGTAGGCGCCGACGTCAGCCTGATTCCCAACCGTCTCAACCTGCGGTTGAGCTACTCCTTTTCTGACGCCGACACGATCATCGATTCGTCCAACCCTGTCGCTCCGGAGCTCCACCCACCCACGACTGGGGCCACCCAGCGGGCTACGGCGACCGCCGTCCGGTATCCCCTGGCGAACACGAACCTGCACACCCTGATCGCCGCGCTTCGCTATAATATGACTAAGAACTGGAGCCTTAATGGCGAGTATCGATTTGAGCAGTTTCGGGAGACCGATTGGGCGACCGACGCGATTGGGACGTCTGGCCTAACGACCTTACCCCCGACGGCCGATACATATTTAGGCGCTCGGTTCCTCCAGAATTACAACGCCCATATTGCTGGTTTTACGCTTCGCTATAAGTTCTGACCTCTATATCGCGCGCAAAAGGAGTAGTGAAGCCAGCCTGTCGGGCGTCGTCTGACGAGCTGGCTTTTGACGTTCAAGTCTGAAGGAGGGAATGGTTGTGCCACAGCAAGATGAACAGGTCGATTATGGGCGGCGAACGGTGAATTGGCTTCTCGGGAGTTCCATCGGCGTGCTCTTCGTATCCATCCTTTACCCGGTTGTAAAATACCTGATTCCCCCAAAACTTGCCGAGCCGACTACGTTTAGCGTGACCCTTCCCTGGAAGCTTGCGGAGTTGAAGGCGAACTCGGGGCGGATATTTCGATTCAGGAGTCGACCTGGCCTCTTGGTGAAGACGTCGGCTGGTGAGTTAAAGGCCTTCTCAGCGGTCTGTAGCCACCTGGAATGCACGGTGCAATACCGGGAAGAGCGGCAGGACATCTGGTGCGCCTGCCACAATGGCGTGTTCGACCTGAATGGAAAAAATATCAGCGGCCCGCCGCCTCGGCCCCTGGAGTCTTTGAAGTTGAACGTTCGTGGCGATCAGATCGTCGTTATGAAAGGGTAGCCATGTGATGGGGGATCGGATCACGGCTTGGCTTGAAGAGCGAATCGACCTTTCGGCGCTCAAGCACCTCATCCAGAAAAAGGTCATCCCTGTCCATCGCCATACCGTCTGGTACTATGTCGGCGGGATGACGCTCTTTCTCTTCGGGATCCAAGTGGCGACCGGGATCCTGCTGACCCTCTACTACCGGCCCAGCTCCGAGGAGGCATACGAGAGCGTTCAATTTATCGTGACCGAAGTCCAATTTGGCTGGCTCGTTCGGTCGATCCATAGCTGGTCAGCCAATCTGATGGTGTTGACAATGATGATCCACATGTTCAGCGTCTACCTAACTCAAGCCTACCGAAAACCACGAGAGCTGACATGGGTGACCGGAATATTGCTTTTCGGCATTGTGCTTTTCTTCGGGTTCAGCGGGTATCTGCTACCATGGAATGTCCTCTCGTACTTCGCCACTAAAGTCGGGACCGAGGTCACTGGGCAGCTTCCGATTGTGGGTCATTTTCTGGTGCGGCTCCTCAGGGCTGGTGACGAGGTCTCGGGTGCGACGCTTTCCCGCTTTTTCGGCATCCACATTGCAATCCTGCCGGCGCTCACCACGCTGATACTCGCCCTCCACCTCCTCTTGGTCCAGAAGCAGGGGATGAGTGTTCCTGCAACCGTAGAGCGTGCCCAAGCGGGACAGCCGCTCAGGACCATGCCGTTTGTCCCCAATTTTCTGCTGCGAGACCTCTTCGGCTGGTTCGCCGCCCTTGGGCTCTTGGCCGCCCTGGCCGCTATGTACCCATGGGAGCTGGGACAAAAGGCCGATCCTTTCGCCCCCGCACCCGCTGGGATCCGACCGGAATGGTACTTTGTCTTCATGTTTCAGAGTTTGAAGTATATCCCGGCCAAGGTCGGTCCATTTGACGGTGAGGTCTTGGGGGTCCTGGGCTATAGTCTGGGCGGGCTGTTCCTTTTACTGGTCCCATTTCTGGACAAAAGGACAGCCCGGGGCGAGCCAAGCCCGCTCTTCCGATGGATCGGGATCGGTATCATCGCGTACATCGTGATACTCACCGCGCTTGGATATTTCGCGCCTGCCTTCAAATGAGGAAGCCGTGAGGATCGCGCTGCGCATCGCGTGCTTCGGCCTTATCCTGATCGCGGCCGGCCTGATCCGCGTCCCCTTCGCGGAGGCGCAGGATGCCTGTGTTGACTGCCATAAGGCATCAAAAGAGGAGCGCCTCAGCCGTCCGGCCTTGAAGATTAAAGACGATTACCACCTGGCGCGTGGACTGGGCTGCCAGAACTGCCACGGCGGTGACCAGGCCGCAGTCGGCAACAAGGCGCAGAGCCACAGTTCGGCCAAAGGGTTCCTGGGCAAACCGAATCGGCGCGCGATCCCTGAATCCTGTGGGAAGTGCCACAGCGATCCAGTCTATATGCGGAAGTTTAATCCTTCCATTCGGACAGACCAGGTAAAGGAATACTATACGAGTCTCCATGGCAAAAAGCTTCGCGAAGGAGATCTGAAGGTCGCCGTCTGTACCAGTTGCCATGACGTCCATGCCATCCGTGCCAGCAAGGACCAGGCGGCATGGACATATCCTGTCAAGGTCGCTGAGACTTGCGCTCGCTGCCACGGTGACGCTGAATACATGAAAGGCTACAAGATCCCCACCGATCAGCTTGAGAAGTACAAGCAGAGTATTCATTACGAGATGTTGACCAAGAAGGGGGAGCTCGCCTCTCCGACGTGCAGCGGCTGCCACGGTAGTCACGGCGCCGCCCCTCCCGGCATCGATTCCGTGGCGAATGTCTGCAGCCACTGT contains:
- a CDS encoding DmsE family decaheme c-type cytochrome; its protein translation is MKKRDTVAALLPLLFVVLLVGWACSRFSPSPSGKEALPAQAPSATTTVAPRPQWTGPPPGAKYVGSESCLTCHEESSQRFHKTMMGRIMSVNPRTPQEQRVCESCHGPGGPHVAAEGDAIETLMTFKKGAEPVEAQNATCVNGCHEKGEHTSWKGSTHEMRGVACVTCHKVMESVSARYNLAKPTAIEVCSQCHQTRRAQLQRSSHMPLREGKISCSDCHNAHGTATQAMLREDSVNDNCYKCHAEKRGPFLWEHAPVTESCTNCHEPHGSTNPRLLKVRVPRLCQQCHVETRHPTSPYNPTTGARQVTNRGCNNCHQKIHGSNHPSGFAFTN
- a CDS encoding MtrB/PioB family decaheme-associated outer membrane protein, with product MRWVSKALLPAIALLLTVVASGYAEQAPPEEALPSWAKWLNGRLPFNFELTELDIEGGYRDIDGSRSSAKFQEYRVLEESPFMDHLRLSMETKDKKHYIDFTTLDSFKQDQSYLFRAGQYGGYELEVFWDQIPHLLSTTGRTLFTTTHEDSTASLTLPPGVASTVQAATPATRGSVMAGFLVNAAPTDLSFLTTKAGFKMKYNLTDSLDVGVRYTFTQKDGTIPFGTGFGGPGSLIELPAPLFNRTHQVEAKTQYARPGWNVSLGGAASIFDQGIDNITFDNPLSATDSPTVASRGRTTMDPNNQAYNLFLSGGVSLPLQTRVTGKVSYGWRLQTQDFVPHTINPALAANPLLALPKRDLDGDVQTTLVTINGTSRPITTVPLTLSGGYRFYDFNNRSSEIEFTAHTVRDTSLTAETRANAPFSYTKQNGRLDAGYSLLKDLHLNMGYEWERWDRDPKYREVQTSDEHFLKTSLDFTPIDWLLLRGAYRRSWRNIDKYVPQAHHAHIVTDIEGETDPEVLELQGQSTLLRKFDEADRTRDRVEILASITPIETLNFTATYGLMRDDFDKSPLGLQESRGWSLGGDLAYSPRPWLSFFVNYMREEFKYDQLSRSRPVVGNVSTATALAPGCAFTSPSAATSNAVCDFTDFNWRSINRDRVDTYGVGADVSLIPNRLNLRLSYSFSDADTIIDSSNPVAPELHPPTTGATQRATATAVRYPLANTNLHTLIAALRYNMTKNWSLNGEYRFEQFRETDWATDAIGTSGLTTLPPTADTYLGARFLQNYNAHIAGFTLRYKF
- a CDS encoding ubiquinol-cytochrome c reductase iron-sulfur subunit codes for the protein MVVPQQDEQVDYGRRTVNWLLGSSIGVLFVSILYPVVKYLIPPKLAEPTTFSVTLPWKLAELKANSGRIFRFRSRPGLLVKTSAGELKAFSAVCSHLECTVQYREERQDIWCACHNGVFDLNGKNISGPPPRPLESLKLNVRGDQIVVMKG
- a CDS encoding cytochrome b → MGDRITAWLEERIDLSALKHLIQKKVIPVHRHTVWYYVGGMTLFLFGIQVATGILLTLYYRPSSEEAYESVQFIVTEVQFGWLVRSIHSWSANLMVLTMMIHMFSVYLTQAYRKPRELTWVTGILLFGIVLFFGFSGYLLPWNVLSYFATKVGTEVTGQLPIVGHFLVRLLRAGDEVSGATLSRFFGIHIAILPALTTLILALHLLLVQKQGMSVPATVERAQAGQPLRTMPFVPNFLLRDLFGWFAALGLLAALAAMYPWELGQKADPFAPAPAGIRPEWYFVFMFQSLKYIPAKVGPFDGEVLGVLGYSLGGLFLLLVPFLDKRTARGEPSPLFRWIGIGIIAYIVILTALGYFAPAFK
- a CDS encoding cytochrome c3 family protein, which encodes MRIALRIACFGLILIAAGLIRVPFAEAQDACVDCHKASKEERLSRPALKIKDDYHLARGLGCQNCHGGDQAAVGNKAQSHSSAKGFLGKPNRRAIPESCGKCHSDPVYMRKFNPSIRTDQVKEYYTSLHGKKLREGDLKVAVCTSCHDVHAIRASKDQAAWTYPVKVAETCARCHGDAEYMKGYKIPTDQLEKYKQSIHYEMLTKKGELASPTCSGCHGSHGAAPPGIDSVANVCSHCHAATAELFDRSAHKAAFAELGMPACVTCHSNHDVVKPSDAMLTGGEDTACATCHEANSAPLKKAAELRTMIEGLSSQIDQATAILTKAEHAGMEIGHPRFELIAAKDSLIKARAETHLLKVEKIKAITDPGFIVAQKSLTSGQDLLTELQFRRKGLAVSMLVIGAVLIGLFLKIREVDRRRGPR